From Moritella sp. Urea-trap-13, the proteins below share one genomic window:
- a CDS encoding transglycosylase SLT domain-containing protein: MSFISFLPTSYANSSLAFAELEQEKIEMNRSQEEKIAEFHAYVNNYLDEYEQWRETYTTNLDKQKVQLIEQWGSGDVSDQTTDVEYTQDNTVKKVINYEENTATISIIVDPSEKNNDINSIAKNNTISVDGQTLDLQDAKITHSDINYSAEQQNKEKVFVIQQTQAQMKEFDIQADRLIESQTGIPDSFIYDRANNKKMHLLAEAQQRISQINKLYKHQRKELGIPEPVLVKIEEQPTVAAVIDTAAITDTAAVTDTAAATDTAAATDTAAATDTAAATDTAATTDTAATTDTAATTDTAATTDTAATTDTAATTDTAATTDTAAITDTAVVTDTTAVTDVAVITDVAPKPVKAKKVVSYTIKLPNNSLKKRAIKYQELAIQESERWNIDKALVMAIMHSESAFRPDAKSHVPAFGLMQVVPVSAGHDVNKQIRKIDAPMTPKELYIPPVNVETGTAYLHILNSRYLSSITDDQSRLYCTIAAYNTGAGNVARAFNKGHSTNIRKASKIINTMTPDEVYSHLLANLPYDETKNYLKKVNGRIELYK, from the coding sequence TTGTCATTTATTTCATTCTTACCTACGAGTTATGCCAATTCGAGTCTAGCATTCGCAGAGCTTGAGCAAGAAAAAATAGAAATGAACCGTTCTCAGGAAGAGAAAATAGCTGAGTTTCATGCATATGTTAATAATTATTTAGATGAATATGAACAGTGGCGAGAAACATATACGACAAACCTAGACAAGCAAAAAGTTCAATTAATTGAGCAATGGGGCAGCGGTGATGTATCAGATCAAACAACAGATGTGGAATATACGCAAGATAACACAGTAAAAAAAGTTATTAATTATGAAGAAAATACTGCGACTATCTCTATCATCGTCGATCCATCAGAAAAAAATAATGACATCAATTCCATTGCAAAAAATAATACGATTAGCGTCGATGGTCAAACCCTAGATTTACAAGATGCTAAAATTACTCATAGTGATATAAACTACTCTGCAGAACAACAAAATAAAGAAAAAGTATTTGTTATTCAGCAAACTCAAGCTCAAATGAAAGAGTTCGATATCCAAGCCGATCGTTTAATTGAATCACAAACTGGTATTCCTGATTCATTTATTTACGACCGCGCCAATAACAAAAAAATGCACTTGCTTGCAGAAGCACAGCAACGTATTAGCCAGATAAATAAACTCTATAAGCATCAAAGAAAAGAACTTGGCATACCAGAACCGGTATTAGTTAAGATCGAAGAACAGCCCACTGTTGCTGCAGTAATAGATACAGCTGCCATAACAGATACAGCTGCCGTAACAGATACAGCCGCCGCAACAGATACAGCCGCCGCAACAGATACAGCTGCCGCAACAGATACAGCCGCCGCAACAGATACAGCCGCCACAACAGATACAGCCGCCACAACAGATACAGCCGCCACAACAGATACAGCCGCCACAACAGATACAGCCGCCACAACAGATACAGCCGCCACAACAGATACAGCCGCCACAACAGATACAGCCGCCATAACAGATACAGCTGTCGTAACAGATACAACTGCCGTAACAGATGTAGCGGTCATAACAGATGTCGCACCAAAACCGGTAAAAGCTAAAAAAGTAGTTTCTTATACGATAAAGCTACCAAATAATAGTTTAAAGAAACGAGCAATTAAGTATCAAGAACTAGCCATACAAGAAAGTGAAAGATGGAACATAGATAAAGCGCTAGTTATGGCGATAATGCACAGTGAATCAGCCTTCAGACCAGATGCAAAATCTCACGTTCCAGCCTTTGGGTTAATGCAAGTGGTACCCGTAAGTGCAGGTCATGACGTTAATAAGCAAATACGTAAAATTGATGCTCCCATGACGCCAAAAGAATTGTACATTCCACCAGTTAACGTTGAAACCGGCACTGCCTATCTGCACATATTAAATAGTCGATATCTTAGCTCAATAACCGATGATCAAAGTCGTTTATATTGTACAATTGCTGCTTATAATACCGGTGCAGGTAATGTTGCACGCGCGTTTAATAAGGGTCACTCAACCAATATTCGCAAGGCCTCTAAAATCATCAACACCATGACGCCTGATGAAGTTTATAGCCACCTATTAGCAAATTTGCCGTATGACGAAACTAAAAACTATTTGAAAAAAGTGAATGGTCGTATCGAGTTATATAAATAA
- a CDS encoding ETEC_3214 domain-containing protein, giving the protein MNTIEQTNTSPTNQSVTPKIKEQWGRIVAIVSLVAIALGGFNDTMDAVDKIYDFSLSQLTDIPSQNKLDKIYIRASSNTLEENFGAPIYIKKSYSGEVIQYYRDDRFILSTISKDDAIAAYLVFPSSSFNPETSASSGGDDLLSTPFEHQEGVSDIKASVSRSVTYYIEENSTGEFSNLYSSVAGYTEIDDILDDKKRTLLSSLTDKQILGDDDISAEVSAIRKNLMPNFYGYSNLGLSSLEEAILTKSEYALINK; this is encoded by the coding sequence ATGAATACAATTGAACAAACAAACACAAGTCCAACTAATCAAAGCGTTACGCCTAAAATTAAAGAGCAATGGGGACGTATTGTTGCGATTGTATCTTTAGTCGCTATAGCCTTGGGCGGATTTAATGACACGATGGACGCTGTTGATAAAATTTATGATTTTTCCTTATCACAATTGACCGATATACCATCACAAAATAAGTTAGATAAAATCTATATTCGCGCATCTTCTAATACTCTAGAAGAAAATTTTGGCGCCCCTATATATATTAAAAAATCTTATTCTGGCGAAGTAATACAATACTATCGGGACGATCGCTTTATCTTATCTACAATCAGTAAAGATGATGCTATTGCAGCCTATCTCGTTTTTCCTAGCTCTAGTTTCAATCCCGAGACAAGTGCATCTAGTGGTGGTGATGATTTACTCTCAACACCATTTGAGCATCAGGAAGGTGTGAGCGATATCAAAGCATCAGTATCTCGAAGTGTTACCTATTATATTGAAGAAAATTCAACAGGTGAATTCAGTAACCTTTACTCTTCTGTTGCAGGTTATACTGAGATTGATGACATATTAGATGACAAGAAAAGGACTTTATTATCATCATTAACTGATAAGCAAATTTTAGGGGATGATGATATTTCAGCAGAAGTTTCAGCAATTAGAAAAAATTTAATGCCTAATTTTTATGGTTATAGTAATTTAGGATTATCCTCTTTAGAGGAGGCTATTTTAACTAAATCTGAATACGCCCTCATTAATAAATAA
- a CDS encoding response regulator transcription factor, whose protein sequence is MSLTVPVYVVDDDESVRDSLAFMLEGYDVNVTTYAGGPTFLDNADIMLPGCVTLDSRMPELRGQDVQAILTQCNSPLSIIFLTGHGDVSMAVDAFKSGAVDFFQKPVDGEKLLQAIILAAEKSLQRSEQLKALSSYQSLTERERDILLLLVQGKRNQQIADDLCIAVRTVEVHRSSLMKKFNAKTIAELVLQYGMAIN, encoded by the coding sequence ATGTCACTAACAGTGCCTGTTTATGTCGTCGATGATGATGAATCGGTACGTGATTCGTTGGCTTTTATGCTCGAAGGTTATGATGTTAATGTCACCACTTATGCTGGTGGACCGACATTTTTAGATAATGCGGATATTATGCTGCCAGGCTGCGTGACCTTAGATAGCCGCATGCCGGAATTACGCGGCCAGGATGTACAAGCTATTCTGACTCAATGTAATAGCCCACTGTCGATTATTTTTCTTACTGGTCATGGCGATGTATCGATGGCTGTCGATGCGTTTAAATCTGGCGCTGTGGATTTCTTTCAAAAACCCGTCGATGGTGAAAAGTTACTGCAGGCGATCATCCTGGCAGCAGAAAAATCATTACAACGTAGTGAGCAACTCAAGGCGTTATCATCTTATCAGTCACTGACCGAACGTGAACGCGATATATTATTGTTGTTGGTACAAGGTAAACGAAATCAACAAATTGCAGATGATCTGTGTATTGCGGTGCGCACAGTTGAAGTGCATAGGTCGAGTTTGATGAAAAAATTTAATGCTAAAACCATTGCTGAATTAGTGCTGCAATATGGCATGGCGATAAATTAA
- a CDS encoding sensor histidine kinase, producing MANVLIKAVIGALLLVMTQVHASNVTDAKTATKPIITTVDVGVLATRGVLEAKQRWQPTLLWLQSQIPNSEFRLHPFTLAEMETAVKQQSVDVVVTNPGQAVRLGRQYPLSWLATLNSKLGDGTHVIGSALIVRADSHYQHLVDVSGDKIAAVASNAFGGYLTMQLRVQNLGINPTAFFSDVSFLGFPVDAIIYQLRDGYFDAAVVPVCQLESMLEEGLIKSDAFRVLDDISPDNFACALSTQLYPNWSIAKTSAISTDLAKKITRALLALPSDHAASIAAYSTGWTPPISQLSVDQLYRDLDMHPLQRPWWQEAAVWIKKNQQWAWVVFLFVLLLSVYHLILEYRFSRSERKLKATLNRLKEKNTMLEHAQRVAIVGELGSSLAHEINQPLAAILNYSQGGLLRINKGADASTIKPALEKIQQQVKRADDIVQRLRTLINKRSVAKSSCDMQVLLTDTLELLEYDLQQKHITVKRTCVGNAAPLYADMVGLQQVLLNVLNNAADACLMRAKTVLINDEINITSDYSDDRLILTISDNGIGLTATNAELQNAFFTTKKDGLGLGLAICRDVVEAHHGKFSLAPAEPMGCCVSIILPLP from the coding sequence ATGGCTAATGTATTAATAAAAGCAGTGATTGGTGCGTTGTTACTGGTGATGACTCAAGTGCACGCCAGTAACGTGACTGATGCCAAGACTGCTACCAAGCCAATCATTACCACCGTTGATGTGGGTGTATTAGCCACACGCGGGGTATTGGAGGCGAAACAGCGTTGGCAGCCGACATTGTTATGGTTACAAAGCCAGATCCCCAATAGTGAATTTAGATTACATCCCTTTACCTTGGCTGAAATGGAAACCGCAGTAAAGCAGCAAAGTGTTGATGTGGTGGTGACCAATCCCGGACAAGCGGTGCGCTTAGGTCGGCAATATCCATTGTCTTGGTTAGCGACCTTAAACAGTAAGTTAGGTGACGGTACCCATGTCATCGGCTCGGCATTGATTGTACGTGCCGATTCGCACTATCAGCACTTGGTTGATGTTAGTGGTGACAAGATCGCTGCGGTTGCCAGTAATGCCTTTGGTGGCTACTTAACGATGCAGCTGCGGGTGCAAAATTTAGGTATTAATCCCACTGCGTTTTTTTCTGATGTGTCTTTTTTAGGTTTTCCTGTCGATGCTATTATTTATCAGCTGCGTGACGGTTATTTTGATGCCGCGGTAGTACCTGTGTGTCAATTGGAAAGCATGTTAGAAGAAGGCTTGATTAAGTCAGATGCTTTTCGAGTATTAGATGATATCAGTCCAGATAATTTTGCTTGTGCCCTGTCTACCCAGTTATACCCGAATTGGTCGATAGCCAAAACCAGTGCTATTTCAACAGATTTAGCCAAGAAGATAACGCGGGCATTATTGGCATTACCGAGTGATCACGCCGCCAGTATTGCTGCGTACTCAACGGGCTGGACGCCACCGATTAGCCAATTGTCGGTTGACCAACTATATCGCGATTTGGATATGCATCCCTTACAACGGCCTTGGTGGCAAGAAGCTGCAGTTTGGATCAAGAAAAATCAGCAATGGGCCTGGGTCGTTTTTTTATTCGTATTATTATTAAGTGTTTATCATTTAATTTTGGAATACCGTTTTAGTCGCAGTGAACGTAAATTGAAAGCCACTTTAAACCGTTTAAAAGAAAAAAATACCATGTTAGAACATGCCCAGCGAGTCGCGATTGTTGGTGAGTTAGGCAGTAGTCTCGCCCATGAAATTAATCAACCTTTGGCGGCTATTTTAAATTATAGCCAAGGCGGATTATTGCGTATTAACAAAGGCGCTGATGCCAGTACCATCAAGCCAGCATTAGAAAAAATACAGCAGCAAGTGAAACGAGCCGATGACATAGTGCAGCGACTGCGTACGCTTATTAATAAGCGCTCGGTGGCTAAATCTAGCTGTGATATGCAAGTATTATTAACTGATACATTAGAGTTGTTAGAGTATGATCTACAGCAGAAACATATTACCGTAAAGCGTACTTGTGTTGGTAATGCAGCGCCCTTATATGCCGATATGGTGGGCTTACAGCAAGTATTATTAAACGTATTAAACAATGCCGCGGATGCCTGCTTGATGCGAGCTAAAACCGTGTTGATAAATGATGAAATTAATATTACCAGCGATTATAGCGATGACAGATTAATATTAACCATCAGCGATAATGGTATCGGCTTAACGGCGACCAATGCCGAATTACAGAATGCTTTCTTCACCACCAAAAAAGACGGTTTGGGTCTGGGGTTAGCCATTTGTCGAGACGTAGTTGAAGCCCATCACGGCAAGTTTTCATTAGCTCCCGCGGAGCCTATGGGTTGCTGTGTGAGTATTATTTTACCGTTACCATAA